In Primulina huaijiensis isolate GDHJ02 chromosome 6, ASM1229523v2, whole genome shotgun sequence, a single window of DNA contains:
- the LOC140979092 gene encoding uncharacterized protein produces MSKRSITNYFIQKNNEQLSKTSNDPLPSSSRSTLKTKKLKPDNEIALDPLEGNNPYYERDPGKRIRILEYPCDKQDDVRREYVGMGPYQPIYEYPLVDFKHKKRSFQSSWFVKFPWLEFSKIKESAFCFSCYLFEVPSSYQKKFTIEGFKNWKRVNCKTCPLKRYEGDCNSLHSTAMQKLEGLKNVSQHIDRKMNKQSENIVKQNRLLIKTSIRAVRWLALQGCAFRGHDESVDSHNRGNFLEIVKFQGELSKEIGDIILDKASKNAKYTSPSIQQEILKIIADLVRSKIRDEVGNAKFCILVDEAVDESHRSQMAIVLRYIDCDGFVRERFSEVVGVDNTNSLTLKTHICSIFTQHKLLIENMRGQGYDGASNMRGEWNGLQALFLKDCPFAYYVHCFAHRLQLTLVAAAKEVSDVWLFFSKLSSIVNFVGSSSKRHSQLKSIREDEIIDLRESGELGTGTGVNQASTFQRPASTRWSSHYASVSRVIELFGSVCTLLEDFMGGKSAFSIRAEAKGLLKEMMKFDFVFILLLMHRVLEASDMLCQALQRKNQDILNAMSLVMTTKLLFQKMRDDEWEDFLWSVNNFCDNHDIVVPDLTARYVEGTKRSCQQKNHFTVEEYYHFHVFNVLIDKQLMELNTRLTEQSIELLNLCEALNPSDGFKSFSESVIYSLIDKFYPNDFSKDDMKHLKTQLDHYKLDVFDDARFKNVDSLPKLCRLLVEMKKSRIYFIVDRLIRLVLTLPVSTATTERAFSGMKLLKTPLRNKMEHGYLNNAMVLYIEREIAHDIDIDYIIDRFDLLKNRRLRLK; encoded by the coding sequence ATGTTGGTATGGGACCATATCAACCTATATATGAATATCCACTTGTTGATTTTAAGCATAAAAAACGTAGTTTTCAGTCTTCTTGGTTCGTAAAATTTCCATGGCTTGagttttctaaaataaaagaaagtgcATTTTGTTTCTCATGTTATCTTTTTGAAGTTCCTTCATCGTATCAGAAGAAATTTACGATTGAAGGATTTAAGAATTGGAAAAGAGTGAATTGCAAAACATGTCCACTGAAAAGATATGAAGGAGATTGCAATTCATTACATAGTACTGCTATGCAAAAATTGGAGGGATTGAAAAATGTATCTCAACATATCGATAGAAAGATGAATAAACAATCTGAGAATATTGTAAAGCAAAACAGATTGCTTATAAAGACATCGATTAGAGCTGTAAGATGGCTAGCATTACAAGGGTGTGCATTTAGAGGACATGATGAGTCTGTAGATTCTCATAATCGTggaaattttcttgaaattgtcaaatttcaaggagaattGTCTAAAGAAATTGGTGATATTATCTTAGATAAAGCATCTAAAAATGCCAAGTATACATCACCATCAATTCAACAGGAGATTCTAAAAATTATTGCCGATCTTGTGCGAAGTAAAATCCGTGATGAAGTTGGGAATGCTAAATTCTGTATTCTTGTTGATGAAGCAGTTGATGAATCTCATAGATCACAAATGGCTATTGTTTTGCGATACATAGATTGTGATGGGTTTGTTAGGGAGAGATTTTCTGAAGTTGTTGGTGTTGATAATACTAATTCTTTGACTTTGAAAACACATATATGTAGTATCTTTACACAACACAAGCTTTTGATTGAAAATATGCGAGGTCAAGGATACGATGGTGCTAGCAACATGCGGGGAGAATGGAATGGATTACAAGcattatttctcaaagattgtcCATTTGCATATTATGTTCATTGTTTTGCTCACCGGTTGCAACTTACATTAGTTGCAGCAGCTAAAGAGGTATCAGATGTATGgctatttttttccaaattgagTTCAATTGTCAATTTTGTGGGTTCTTCTTCAAAGAGACACTCTCAATTGAAATCAATTCGAGAAGATGAAATCATTGATTTGAGAGAATCTGGAGAACTTGGGACTGGTACTGGAGTTAATCAAGCTAGTACTTTTCAACGACCTGCCTCTACTCGATGGAGTTCACATTACGCTTCTGTTAGTCGAGTTATTGAATTGTTTGGTTCAGTTTGTACACTTCTAGAAGATTTCATGGGGGGAAAGTCTGCCTTTAGTATACGTGCAGAGGCTAAAGGTTTGCTTAAAGAGATgatgaaatttgattttgtatttatcttGTTGTTGATGCATAGAGTTTTGGAAGCATCTGATATGTTATGTCAGGCTTTGCAAAGAAAAAATCAGGACATTCTGAATGCAATGAGTTTAGTCATGACTACAAAATTGCTTTTCCAGAAAATGCGAGATGATGAATGGGAAGATTTTCTATGGAGTGTGAATAATTTTTGTGATAATCATGACATTGTAGTGCCTGATTTGACAGCTCGTTATGTTGAAGGTACTAAACGTTCTTGtcaacagaaaaatcattttacaGTGGAAGAATACTATCATTTTCATGTATTCAATGTTTTGATTGACAAACAGCTGATGGAGTTGAATACACGATTGACTGAGCAATCAATAGAGCTTCTCAATCTCTGTGAAGCCTTGAATCCCAGTGATGGCTTCAAATCATTTTCTGAAAGtgttatttattctttaattgataaattttatCCCAACGATTTTTCCAAAGATGACATGAAACATTTGAAGACTCAATTGGATCATTACAAGCTTGATGTATTTGACGATGCGAGGTTTAAAAATGTTGATTCTCTTCCTAAATTATGCCGACTACTAGTTGAAATGAAGAAGTCgaggatttatttcattgttgATAGATTGATTCGTTTGGTCTTGACTCTTCCAGTTTCCACTGCTACAACTGAGCGAGCATTTTCAGGGATGAAACTTCTCAAGACACCACTTCGCAACAAAATGGAGCACGGATATTTAAACAATGCAATGGTTTTGTATATTGAGAGAGAGATTGCTCATGACATTGATATAGATTACATAATTGATAGATttgatcttttgaaaaatcgaaGGTTGCGACTAAAGTAG